Proteins co-encoded in one Apodemus sylvaticus chromosome 6, mApoSyl1.1, whole genome shotgun sequence genomic window:
- the Cdc42ep3 gene encoding cdc42 effector protein 3: MPAKTPIYLKAANNKKGKKFKLRDILSPDMISPPLGDFRHTIHIGKEGHHDVFGDISFLQGNYELLPGNQEKAHSGQFPGHSDFFRANSSSDSMFTETPSPVLKNAISLPTIGGSQALMLPLLSPVTFNSKQESFGRPKLPRLSCEPVMEEEKVQEKSSLLENGTVHQGDTSWGSSGSASQSSQGRDSHSSSLSEQYSDWPADDMFEHRASCELVKSKTKSEESLSDLMGSLLSLQLDLGPSLLDEVLNVMDKNK, from the coding sequence atgccagccaagacccCAATTTACCTAAAAGCGGCTAACAACAAGAAGGGAAAGAAATTTAAACTGAGGGACATTCTGTCCCCTGATATGATCAGTCCTCCTCTGGGGGACTTTCGTCACACAATCCACATCGGCAAAGAGGGCCACCATGACGTCTTTGGagatatttcctttcttcaaggGAACTATGAGCTTTTGCCTGGAAATCAAGAGAAAGCACACTCCGGCCAGTTCCCGGGGCATAGCGACTTCTTCCGGGCCAACAGCTCCTCGGACTCAATGTTCACAGAAACACCCTCCCCGGTGCTCAAAAATGCCATCTCCCTCCCGACCATTGGAGGCTCCCAGGCGCTCATGCTGCCATTACTGTCGCCAGTGACATTTAATTCCAAGCAAGAGTCCTTTGGGCGTCCTAAGTTGCCAAGGCTCAGCTGTGAGCCTGtcatggaagaagagaaagttCAGGAGAAGAGTAGTCTGCTAGAGAATGGGACAGTGCACCAGGGAGACACCTCATGGGGCTCCAGTGGGTCTGCGTCTCAGTCCAGCCAGGGCAGGGACAGCCACTCCTCCAGCCTGTCAGAACAGTACTCCGACTGGCCCGCGGACGACATGTTTGAGCATCGAGCCTCCTGTGAGCTTGTGAAGTCAAAGACTAAATCAGAAGAATCCCTCTCCGACCTGATGGGCTCCCTGCTCTCCCTGCAGTTGGATCTTGGGCCCTCACTTTTGGATGAAGTCCTGAATGTCATGGATAAAAATAAGTAA